The proteins below are encoded in one region of Nakamurella flava:
- a CDS encoding response regulator, with the protein MTTPTPPDAPPPDPVTRVLLVDDHPLVRTGLAALLGATTDLRVVAEAPGGASAADVARAHQPDVVLMDLSMPDVDGVEATRRVLAACPGTRVVVLTSYSDTDRVTEALRAGAVGYLLKDCEPHDLLAAVRSAARGHAPLDPRVATALLPTTEVPLVDQLSVREREVLLRLTRGLSNRQIGRDLGIAERTVKVHVGSLFRRLGVADRTSAAMWARDHLPEARP; encoded by the coding sequence GTGACCACCCCGACACCCCCGGACGCTCCGCCCCCGGACCCGGTGACCCGGGTGCTGCTGGTCGACGACCACCCGCTGGTGCGGACCGGGTTGGCCGCACTGCTCGGCGCGACCACCGACCTGCGGGTCGTCGCCGAGGCCCCCGGCGGTGCCTCGGCGGCGGACGTCGCCCGGGCCCACCAGCCGGACGTCGTCCTGATGGATCTGTCGATGCCGGACGTCGACGGGGTCGAGGCCACTCGCCGGGTGCTGGCCGCCTGCCCCGGCACCCGGGTCGTGGTGCTGACCTCGTACTCGGACACCGACCGGGTCACCGAGGCGCTGCGGGCCGGGGCGGTCGGCTACCTCCTCAAGGACTGCGAGCCGCACGACCTGCTCGCAGCGGTCCGGTCGGCGGCCCGGGGGCACGCACCGCTCGACCCACGGGTGGCCACCGCGCTGCTGCCGACCACCGAGGTCCCGCTCGTCGACCAGCTCAGCGTGCGGGAACGTGAAGTGCTGCTGCGGCTCACCCGTGGCCTGTCTAACCGGCAGATCGGCCGGGACCTGGGCATCGCCGAGCGAACCGTCAAGGTGCACGTCGGCAGCCTGTTTCGGCGGCTGGGCGTGGCCGACCGGACCAGCGCGGCGATGTGGGCCCGCGACCACCTGCCGGAGGCGCGGCCCTGA
- a CDS encoding sensor histidine kinase: MSHPTEEPVDPPPPPPGWVDLTVGAQEQTAPALRRRRVLLQVVLLALVVVAAVAVAGVVAARRLAEAEAVADAAKTADLLAELLLQPALQDGLLDGDPGSVAAIDGVVREHVLAGPPVVRLKVWDPTGRVLYSDEPRLIGQTFPLGQDEREVFAVPATRAEVSDLAAPENVYERGNDQLLETYRPVWTPSGAPLLFEAYFRYDEVTARSSQLFRGFAGITLSSLLLLVVLLLPVLWRLLDRLSAAQRQRESLLQRAVDASAEERRRIAGTVHDGVVQDLVATSFAVAGAAERAATEGRDQAATELRQAAATVRSSIGGLRSLLLDIYPPRLADGGLTAALQDLAGELRVRGIDVRVQVSAEIAPADLNAERQRLIYRVARECLGNVGRHSGATAAVVSVRPADAPGEAILEIVDNGVGFDADQVVHDPPPGHFGVQVLADVAAEAGASLRVRTAPGAGTRWQLRFPT; this comes from the coding sequence ATGAGCCATCCCACCGAGGAGCCGGTCGACCCACCACCCCCGCCCCCCGGGTGGGTCGACCTGACGGTCGGAGCGCAGGAGCAGACCGCTCCTGCGCTCCGGCGTCGGCGCGTCCTGCTCCAGGTGGTGCTGCTGGCCCTGGTGGTCGTCGCCGCCGTCGCCGTCGCCGGGGTGGTCGCCGCCCGGCGGCTGGCCGAGGCCGAGGCGGTCGCCGACGCGGCCAAGACCGCCGACCTGCTGGCCGAACTGCTGCTCCAGCCGGCCCTGCAGGACGGTCTGCTGGACGGCGATCCCGGGTCGGTCGCCGCGATCGACGGCGTGGTCCGCGAACACGTGCTCGCCGGCCCACCGGTGGTCCGCCTGAAGGTGTGGGACCCGACCGGTCGAGTGCTGTACTCCGACGAACCCCGACTGATCGGGCAGACCTTCCCGCTGGGCCAGGACGAACGGGAGGTCTTCGCGGTCCCGGCGACCAGGGCCGAGGTCTCCGATCTGGCCGCGCCGGAGAACGTCTACGAACGGGGCAACGACCAGCTGCTCGAGACCTACCGGCCGGTGTGGACACCGTCGGGGGCGCCCCTGCTGTTCGAGGCCTACTTCCGGTACGACGAGGTGACCGCCCGCAGCAGCCAGCTCTTCCGCGGCTTCGCCGGGATCACCCTGAGTAGCCTGCTGCTGCTGGTCGTGCTGCTGCTGCCGGTGCTCTGGCGCCTGCTGGACCGGCTCAGCGCCGCCCAGCGCCAACGGGAATCGCTGTTGCAGCGGGCGGTCGACGCCTCGGCCGAGGAGCGCCGGCGGATCGCCGGGACCGTCCACGACGGGGTGGTGCAGGACCTGGTGGCCACGTCCTTCGCCGTGGCGGGCGCGGCCGAACGGGCCGCCACCGAGGGACGTGACCAGGCGGCGACCGAGCTGCGGCAGGCCGCGGCGACCGTCCGGTCCAGCATCGGCGGCCTGCGCTCCCTGCTACTGGACATCTACCCACCCCGGCTGGCCGACGGCGGCCTGACCGCCGCCCTGCAGGACCTGGCCGGGGAACTGCGGGTCCGCGGCATCGACGTCCGAGTGCAGGTGAGTGCCGAGATCGCTCCGGCCGACCTGAACGCCGAGCGGCAGCGCCTGATCTACCGGGTCGCGCGGGAGTGCCTGGGCAACGTGGGCCGCCACTCCGGCGCCACCGCCGCAGTGGTCAGCGTCCGTCCCGCTGACGCCCCGGGCGAGGCCATCCTCGAGATCGTCGACAACGGCGTGGGTTTCGACGCCGACCAGGTCGTCCACGACCCACCGCCGGGCCATTTCGGCGTGCAGGTGCTGGCCGACGTCGCCGCGGAAGCCGGTGCGAGCCTTCGGGTCCGGACCGCCCCCGGGGCGGGAACACGCTGGCAGCTACGGTTCCCGACGTGA
- a CDS encoding amino acid permease: MSTPTTRQHDRHHRLRHWLLQDTEQVPTPAMGTVQPASAIETTPGSPAPEESGHRQSWWKVMCLTGVDYFSTLGYQPGIAALAAGILSPLATIVLVLLTLFGALPVYRRVASESFRGEGSIAMLERLLPAWLGKLFVLALLGFAATDFMITMTLSAADATAHLVENPYVPESWGGHTLLITLLLLTALAAVFLRGFSEAIGIAVLLVGVYLLLNLVVVIVGLVEVITAPVVVTDWTSALTTSYASPWMMVGIALLVFPKLALGLSGFETGVAVMPQIRGDADDRPDHPKGRIRGTRRLLTTAAIIMSAFLITSSLITTFLIPQQEFQSGGQANGRALAYLAHEHLGAAFGTIYDVSTITILWFAGASAMAGLLNLVPRYLPRYGMAPEWTRAVRPLVLVFAFVAFFITWIFDADVDAQSGAYATGVLVLMTSASIAVTLSARRRRHRASTIGFALIAAVFVYTTVVNVIERPDGVRIASLFILGIVVISLISRVRRSFELRVTSISLDATASGFFTGLSGREVRLVAHDPDRPDAQSLGAKERQQRAENHIPAEDPIVFLEVTVIDASDFTTHLDVRGCLRNGRRVLEVVSPVVPNSIAAILLHLRDAYGVRPNVYFEWTEGNPVTNLLRFLFLGEGEFAPVTREVLRRAEPDRSRRPKVHVG; the protein is encoded by the coding sequence ATGAGCACCCCCACCACCCGCCAGCACGACCGCCACCACCGACTGCGGCACTGGCTGCTGCAGGACACCGAACAGGTCCCCACCCCGGCGATGGGGACGGTGCAGCCGGCCTCGGCGATCGAGACCACCCCCGGGTCGCCCGCACCGGAGGAGTCCGGCCACCGGCAGTCCTGGTGGAAGGTCATGTGCCTGACCGGTGTCGACTACTTCTCGACCCTGGGCTACCAGCCGGGCATCGCCGCACTGGCCGCCGGGATCCTCTCGCCGCTGGCCACCATCGTGCTGGTCCTGCTCACCCTGTTCGGCGCGCTGCCGGTCTACCGGCGGGTGGCGAGCGAGAGCTTCCGCGGCGAGGGCTCGATCGCCATGCTGGAGCGGCTGCTGCCGGCCTGGCTGGGCAAGCTGTTCGTCCTGGCCCTGCTCGGCTTCGCCGCCACCGACTTCATGATCACCATGACGTTGTCGGCCGCCGACGCGACCGCACACCTGGTGGAGAACCCGTACGTCCCCGAGAGCTGGGGTGGACACACCCTTCTCATCACCCTGCTGCTGCTGACCGCCCTGGCCGCCGTGTTCCTGCGCGGGTTCAGCGAAGCCATCGGCATCGCCGTCCTGCTGGTCGGGGTCTACCTGCTGCTCAACCTGGTGGTGGTGATCGTCGGCCTGGTCGAGGTGATCACCGCGCCGGTGGTGGTGACCGACTGGACCAGCGCACTGACCACCAGCTATGCGAGCCCCTGGATGATGGTCGGCATCGCGCTGCTGGTCTTCCCCAAGCTGGCGCTCGGCCTGTCCGGGTTCGAGACCGGGGTCGCGGTCATGCCGCAGATCCGCGGTGACGCCGACGACCGTCCGGACCACCCGAAGGGCCGCATCCGCGGCACCCGCCGGCTGCTGACCACCGCCGCCATCATCATGAGCGCGTTCCTCATCACCTCGAGCCTCATCACCACGTTCCTCATCCCGCAGCAGGAGTTCCAGTCCGGCGGGCAGGCCAACGGACGAGCACTGGCCTACCTGGCCCACGAGCACCTGGGGGCGGCCTTCGGCACCATCTACGACGTCTCGACCATCACCATCCTGTGGTTCGCCGGGGCGTCGGCGATGGCCGGCCTGCTCAACCTGGTCCCCCGTTACCTCCCCCGGTACGGCATGGCCCCGGAGTGGACGCGAGCGGTGCGGCCGCTGGTGCTGGTGTTCGCGTTCGTCGCGTTCTTCATCACCTGGATCTTCGACGCCGACGTCGACGCCCAGAGCGGCGCCTACGCGACGGGTGTGCTGGTGCTGATGACATCGGCGTCCATCGCGGTGACCTTGTCCGCCCGGCGGCGCCGGCACCGCGCGTCGACGATCGGCTTCGCGCTGATCGCAGCGGTGTTCGTCTACACGACCGTCGTCAACGTCATCGAGCGTCCGGACGGCGTGCGGATCGCCTCGCTGTTCATCCTCGGCATCGTCGTCATCTCGCTGATCTCCCGGGTGCGCCGCTCGTTCGAGCTGCGGGTCACCTCGATCAGCCTGGACGCCACCGCGTCCGGGTTCTTCACCGGGCTGTCCGGCCGCGAGGTCCGGCTGGTGGCCCACGACCCGGACCGGCCGGACGCGCAGAGCCTGGGGGCCAAGGAGCGGCAGCAGCGGGCCGAGAACCACATCCCCGCCGAGGATCCGATCGTCTTCCTCGAGGTCACCGTCATCGACGCCTCCGACTTCACCACCCACCTGGACGTGCGGGGCTGCCTGCGCAACGGGCGGCGGGTGCTGGAGGTCGTCAGCCCCGTCGTGCCCAACTCCATCGCCGCGATCCTGCTGCACCTGCGGGACGCCTACGGGGTCCGGCCGAACGTCTACTTCGAGTGGACCGAGGGCAATCCGGTCACCAACCTGCTGCGGTTCCTCTTCCTCGGCGAGGGCGAGTTCGCGCCGGTCACCCGTGAGGTGCTGCGCCGGGCCGAGCCGGACCGGTCCCGCCGGCCCAAGGTGCACGTCGGCTGA
- the glpX gene encoding class II fructose-bisphosphatase: MTAAAPEGTHALDDDRVLVFDLLRATEAAALATARLLGRGNDDEVDAAAVDAMRPVLGTVPMRAVVVVGEGENDDSPMLYPGEHVGSGHGPLVDLAVDPIDGAGLTARSLPNAMSVIAVADRGAMFDAGHVLYMDKLVIGPDLVGTVEFDAPIEDNLAAIARERSVGLGEVTVALLDRPRHTELIGRIRAAGARIKILLDGDLVGALMAVQSDSEVDLLIGTGGTPEGIIAACAVQCLGGAIYGRLAPRTETEARQARDAGLVLDRVLSTDDLVRGDNVYFAATGVTGGELLRGVRFSADTAVTSSLVMRSRTGAVRTIETRHRLSTSTLFPTGS; encoded by the coding sequence GTGACTGCAGCCGCCCCCGAGGGCACCCACGCGCTGGACGACGACCGCGTCCTCGTCTTCGACCTCCTCCGCGCCACCGAGGCCGCCGCCCTGGCCACCGCCCGCCTGCTCGGCCGCGGCAACGACGACGAGGTCGACGCGGCCGCGGTCGACGCCATGCGGCCCGTCCTGGGCACGGTGCCGATGCGGGCCGTCGTCGTGGTCGGCGAAGGCGAGAACGACGACTCCCCCATGCTCTATCCCGGCGAGCACGTCGGCTCCGGTCACGGCCCGCTGGTCGATCTGGCGGTCGACCCGATCGACGGTGCCGGGCTGACGGCCCGCAGCCTGCCCAACGCGATGTCGGTCATCGCGGTCGCCGACCGCGGCGCCATGTTCGACGCCGGCCATGTGCTGTACATGGACAAGCTGGTCATCGGGCCGGACCTGGTCGGCACCGTCGAGTTCGACGCCCCCATCGAGGACAACCTGGCCGCGATCGCCCGGGAACGCAGCGTGGGTCTCGGCGAGGTCACCGTCGCCCTGCTCGACCGGCCCCGGCACACCGAGCTCATCGGCCGGATCCGGGCCGCCGGGGCGCGCATCAAGATCCTGCTCGACGGTGACCTGGTCGGTGCCCTGATGGCCGTCCAGTCCGACTCGGAGGTCGACCTGCTGATCGGCACCGGTGGCACGCCCGAGGGCATCATCGCCGCCTGTGCCGTCCAGTGCCTGGGTGGGGCCATCTACGGCCGGCTCGCCCCCCGCACCGAGACCGAGGCCCGGCAGGCCCGGGACGCCGGCCTCGTCCTGGACCGGGTGCTGTCCACCGACGACCTGGTCCGCGGCGACAACGTCTACTTCGCCGCCACCGGGGTCACCGGCGGGGAACTGCTGCGCGGAGTGCGGTTCTCGGCCGACACCGCGGTCACCTCCAGCCTGGTGATGCGGTCGCGGACCGGGGCCGTGCGCACCATCGAGACGCGACACCGTCTCAGCACGTCCACCCTGTTCCCGACCGGTTCGTAG
- a CDS encoding tripartite tricarboxylate transporter permease → MGDQIADLMTGFGHALTPMNLVWVFVGCLLGTAVGVLPGLGSSMAVALLLPVTFSLDPTAAFIMFAGIYYGGLFGDSTTAILLNTPGASSAIASTFEGHRMAKRGRGPQALATSAIGAFVGGIIATTLIAFFAPAMAQLATVFGPAEYFALAIVAFIATAAVVSDSAIKGVAALAIGLALALIGIDGISGASRFTFGLPSLLDGIDIVVITVGLLAVGEVLWVASRIHKDPVPTALTVGRRPYLSKSEFREAMPAWLRGTAWGLPFGAIPAGGSEIPTFLAYGTERRLDQRRRDPQFGKGAIRGLAAPESAANATAGTAMGSLLALGLPTSATAAIMLAAFQQYGMQPGPLLFTRNGDLVWALLASLFIGMVVLLIINLPFAPIWAKLLDIPKHYLYAGISVFACLGVYAASSSVVDLVLLVLLGLLGFVLRRFGMPLAPVLIGVILGPLAETSLRRTLAISEGDPSALFASGITLSLYGLLAVGIIWVAVQKLRTRAKVDI, encoded by the coding sequence ATGGGCGACCAGATCGCGGACCTGATGACCGGTTTCGGTCACGCACTGACCCCGATGAACCTGGTCTGGGTGTTCGTCGGCTGCCTGCTCGGCACCGCCGTCGGCGTGCTGCCCGGCCTGGGTTCCTCGATGGCGGTGGCCCTGCTGCTGCCGGTGACCTTCAGCCTCGACCCGACCGCTGCGTTCATCATGTTCGCCGGCATCTACTACGGCGGCCTGTTCGGCGACTCGACCACCGCCATCCTGCTCAACACCCCCGGCGCGTCCAGCGCCATCGCCTCGACGTTCGAGGGCCACCGGATGGCCAAACGGGGCCGCGGCCCGCAAGCCCTGGCCACGTCAGCCATCGGTGCGTTCGTCGGCGGCATCATCGCCACCACGCTCATCGCGTTCTTCGCCCCGGCGATGGCCCAGCTGGCCACCGTCTTCGGCCCGGCCGAGTACTTCGCGCTGGCCATCGTCGCCTTCATCGCCACCGCCGCCGTCGTCTCCGACTCGGCCATCAAGGGGGTCGCCGCGCTGGCCATCGGCCTGGCCCTGGCGCTCATCGGCATCGACGGCATCAGCGGCGCGTCCCGCTTCACCTTCGGGCTGCCGTCGCTGCTGGACGGCATCGACATCGTCGTCATCACCGTCGGTCTGCTGGCCGTCGGTGAGGTGCTGTGGGTGGCGTCCCGCATCCACAAGGACCCGGTGCCCACCGCGCTGACGGTCGGCCGCCGGCCCTACCTGTCCAAGAGCGAGTTCCGCGAGGCGATGCCGGCCTGGCTGCGCGGCACCGCCTGGGGCCTGCCGTTCGGCGCCATCCCGGCCGGCGGGTCGGAGATCCCGACGTTCCTGGCCTACGGCACCGAGCGCCGCCTGGACCAGCGGCGGCGTGACCCGCAGTTCGGCAAGGGCGCCATCCGCGGCCTCGCCGCGCCGGAGTCGGCCGCCAACGCCACCGCCGGCACCGCCATGGGGTCCCTGCTCGCCCTGGGCCTGCCCACGTCGGCCACCGCGGCGATCATGCTGGCCGCGTTCCAGCAGTACGGCATGCAGCCCGGTCCGCTGCTGTTCACCCGCAACGGCGACCTGGTCTGGGCCCTGCTGGCCAGCCTGTTCATCGGCATGGTCGTGCTGCTCATCATCAACCTGCCGTTCGCGCCGATCTGGGCCAAGCTGCTCGACATCCCCAAGCACTACCTGTACGCGGGGATCTCGGTGTTCGCCTGCCTGGGCGTCTACGCGGCCAGCTCCTCGGTCGTCGACCTGGTGCTGCTGGTACTGCTCGGCCTGCTCGGCTTCGTGCTGCGCCGGTTCGGGATGCCGCTGGCCCCGGTGCTCATCGGCGTCATCCTCGGACCGCTGGCCGAGACCAGCCTGCGCCGCACCCTGGCCATCAGCGAGGGCGACCCCAGCGCACTGTTCGCTTCCGGCATCACCCTCTCGCTGTACGGGCTGCTCGCGGTGGGCATCATCTGGGTCGCTGTCCAGAAGCTGCGCACCCGGGCCAAGGTCGACATCTAG
- a CDS encoding tripartite tricarboxylate transporter TctB family protein, whose amino-acid sequence MSTTAAPPPSTAGSTAAAPKRPLAGLAELVVPAILLVVAGFLTVGTVSMVQPPSVQKPGPTFFPWIVIGVLVAMAIASTVQILRQRRRTAEDGPLAAPLTEDQLIDEDGQITGTPPDVPPGRAPWPLNAVTDWRAVLTVVGSFVALVVLLVPAGWILSAAILFWGVAYAFGSRRPIFDISIALVMSSAIQLIFGVALGLNLPAGFLEGVL is encoded by the coding sequence GTGTCGACCACCGCCGCCCCACCCCCGTCCACCGCCGGAAGCACAGCGGCCGCGCCGAAGCGACCGCTGGCCGGCCTGGCCGAGCTCGTCGTCCCGGCCATCCTGCTGGTCGTCGCCGGCTTCCTCACCGTCGGCACCGTCTCGATGGTCCAGCCGCCGTCGGTGCAGAAGCCCGGACCCACCTTCTTCCCGTGGATCGTCATCGGAGTCCTGGTCGCCATGGCCATCGCCTCGACCGTGCAGATCCTGCGGCAGCGCAGACGCACCGCGGAAGACGGACCCCTCGCTGCGCCCTTGACAGAAGACCAGCTGATCGACGAGGACGGCCAGATCACCGGCACCCCGCCGGACGTCCCGCCGGGGCGGGCGCCGTGGCCGCTGAACGCGGTCACCGACTGGCGCGCCGTGCTGACCGTGGTCGGCTCGTTCGTCGCCCTGGTCGTGCTGCTGGTGCCGGCCGGCTGGATCCTCTCCGCCGCCATCCTGTTCTGGGGCGTCGCCTACGCGTTCGGCTCGCGCCGGCCGATCTTCGACATCTCCATCGCCCTGGTGATGTCCTCGGCGATCCAACTGATCTTCGGCGTGGCCCTGGGCCTGAACCTGCCCGCCGGCTTCCTGGAGGGGGTGCTCTGA
- a CDS encoding Bug family tripartite tricarboxylate transporter substrate binding protein produces the protein MSRPVLIVWTVVAALVVGAGLYSTLGSGGGQSVRSRLAVIAPAAPGGGWDGVAREAQRALRDEGIVNNVQVVNIPGAAGTIGLGQLAGMSGQGGTLMVTGTVMVGGIIANDADTTLADVTPIARLAEDYEVLVVPGSSPYQNLTDFIAAWKADPQGMAIGGGSKGGTDHLLAGLIARAGGVDTAQLNYLAFSGGGEALNAILSSTTDASISGYNEFADQIEAGNVRALAIGTKERVDGIDIPSLGEQGIDVELTNWRGLVAPPGLTAEQNAALVEVVTQMRDSADWQDTLARNRWQDTFISGPEFQSFLTQNTQEIQQIADDLGIGA, from the coding sequence ATGTCCCGCCCGGTCCTCATCGTCTGGACCGTGGTCGCCGCCCTGGTCGTCGGTGCGGGCCTGTACAGCACCCTCGGCTCCGGCGGCGGCCAGTCCGTCCGCAGCCGGCTCGCCGTCATCGCCCCGGCCGCCCCCGGCGGCGGGTGGGACGGCGTGGCCCGCGAGGCCCAGCGTGCGCTGCGTGACGAGGGCATCGTCAACAACGTCCAGGTCGTCAACATCCCCGGGGCCGCCGGCACCATCGGTCTCGGTCAGCTGGCCGGCATGTCCGGCCAGGGCGGCACTCTCATGGTCACCGGCACCGTCATGGTCGGCGGCATCATCGCCAACGACGCAGACACCACGCTGGCCGACGTCACCCCCATCGCCCGGCTGGCCGAGGACTACGAGGTCCTCGTCGTTCCCGGGTCGTCCCCGTACCAGAACCTCACCGATTTCATCGCGGCCTGGAAGGCCGACCCGCAGGGCATGGCCATCGGCGGCGGATCCAAGGGCGGCACCGACCACCTGCTGGCCGGGCTGATCGCCCGGGCCGGCGGGGTGGACACCGCACAGCTGAACTACCTGGCCTTTTCCGGTGGTGGCGAGGCGCTCAACGCCATCCTGTCCAGCACCACCGACGCCAGCATCTCCGGCTACAACGAGTTCGCCGACCAGATCGAGGCCGGTAACGTCCGCGCCCTGGCCATCGGCACCAAGGAACGCGTCGACGGCATCGACATCCCCAGCCTCGGCGAGCAGGGCATCGATGTCGAGCTCACCAACTGGCGCGGCCTGGTCGCCCCGCCCGGACTGACCGCCGAGCAGAACGCCGCGCTCGTCGAGGTGGTCACGCAGATGCGCGACTCGGCCGACTGGCAGGACACCCTGGCCCGCAACCGCTGGCAGGACACCTTCATCAGCGGGCCCGAGTTCCAGTCGTTCCTGACCCAGAACACCCAGGAGATCCAGCAGATCGCCGACGATCTCGGAATCGGAGCCTGA
- a CDS encoding universal stress protein, with translation MTILAAYQQTPEGQAAVVRAVDEARLRRTDLVVLTAPAHGGDPIHQIDGVTDRPDAGDLRVTVRPAVRADHLAAEVVDLATELDAEMIVIGLRRRSPVGKLFLGSAAQDVLLTSTVPVLAVRAS, from the coding sequence ATGACCATTCTCGCCGCGTACCAGCAGACGCCCGAGGGCCAGGCGGCCGTCGTCCGGGCTGTGGACGAGGCCCGTCTGCGCCGCACCGACCTGGTCGTGCTCACCGCGCCCGCCCACGGCGGCGACCCGATCCACCAGATCGACGGCGTCACCGACCGCCCCGACGCCGGGGACCTGCGGGTCACCGTCCGGCCGGCCGTGCGTGCCGACCACCTGGCCGCCGAGGTCGTCGACCTGGCCACCGAACTCGACGCCGAGATGATCGTCATCGGCCTGCGCCGCCGGTCCCCCGTCGGCAAACTCTTCCTCGGCTCCGCCGCCCAGGACGTGCTCCTCACCTCGACCGTGCCGGTGCTGGCCGTCCGCGCCTCCTGA
- a CDS encoding sensor histidine kinase has translation MRQRRLRFSGQLLLLQVAVVAAVIALGFGLFTTLLDRQRSSEYGQRALAIARSVAADTELRAAVAEFSRTDIASPSLETQLAGGPVQLDAESVRQRTGALFVVVVDDRGIRLSHPDQDELGDPVSTDPSRALAGQEEVTEQFGTLGESARAKVPVYAPDGGAPAGTVVGAVSVGIASDEIDAALWTDLRIGALYAAAAFAVGIGASVLLNRRLRRLTLGVEPEELAALATEHEAVLGGIDEAVIGVDPQGRVTVANAEARRFFAVPLPPGTPIADAGLPDGVCEMLVPPVLSDATVPPVRADTVEEPRLVVVGERVLVCTRRTVHRGRHDLGVVLTARDRTDLELLTRQLDAVQTMSTALRAQRHEFANRLHVVHGLLAHDRPDEAAEFVDAVLGSGPLGATLPGLDAIGDPVLQAFLSAKAAHARERGVLLRIGPESWLDRAVTDQVAVTTVLGNLIDNACDAAASAVPPAADPLTVDRAAWVEVEVLTDGDTLFVTVADSGDGIVDELGDRVFEQDVSTRAVSGRGLGLGLVRQVARALGGDVWIADPGSGGGTGAVFVARLPGAVAERAGHVSMSETAPDAAEVTP, from the coding sequence ATGCGGCAGCGGCGCCTGAGGTTCAGCGGGCAGCTGTTGCTGCTCCAGGTGGCCGTGGTCGCCGCGGTCATCGCGCTCGGGTTCGGTCTGTTCACGACCCTGCTCGACCGGCAGCGCAGTTCCGAGTACGGGCAGCGGGCACTGGCGATCGCCCGGTCGGTGGCCGCCGACACCGAGCTGCGTGCCGCGGTCGCCGAGTTCAGCCGCACCGACATCGCCTCGCCGTCCCTCGAGACCCAGTTGGCCGGTGGCCCGGTGCAGCTGGACGCCGAGTCCGTCCGGCAGCGCACCGGGGCCCTGTTCGTGGTCGTGGTCGACGACCGGGGCATCCGGCTGTCCCATCCGGACCAGGACGAGCTGGGCGACCCGGTCTCTACCGACCCGTCCCGCGCCCTGGCCGGTCAGGAGGAGGTCACCGAGCAATTCGGCACGCTGGGGGAGTCGGCCCGGGCCAAGGTTCCGGTCTACGCGCCCGACGGTGGGGCGCCGGCCGGAACGGTGGTCGGGGCGGTGAGCGTCGGCATCGCCAGCGACGAGATCGACGCCGCGCTGTGGACCGATCTGCGGATCGGCGCGCTGTACGCGGCGGCCGCGTTCGCGGTCGGCATCGGCGCGTCCGTGCTGCTCAACCGCCGGCTGCGGCGGCTCACCCTGGGCGTCGAACCGGAGGAGCTGGCCGCCCTGGCGACCGAGCACGAGGCGGTCCTGGGCGGCATCGACGAGGCGGTCATCGGGGTCGACCCGCAGGGCCGGGTGACGGTGGCCAACGCCGAGGCCCGGCGGTTCTTCGCGGTGCCGTTGCCTCCGGGGACGCCGATCGCCGACGCAGGCCTGCCCGACGGGGTGTGCGAGATGCTCGTCCCGCCGGTGCTTTCCGATGCGACGGTGCCGCCGGTCCGCGCCGATACCGTCGAGGAACCCCGGTTGGTGGTCGTCGGCGAGCGGGTGCTGGTCTGCACCCGGCGGACCGTGCACCGGGGCCGGCACGACCTGGGTGTCGTGCTCACCGCCCGCGACCGCACCGACCTCGAACTACTGACCCGGCAGCTCGACGCGGTGCAGACCATGAGCACCGCGCTGCGCGCCCAACGGCACGAGTTCGCCAACCGGCTGCACGTCGTGCACGGGTTGCTGGCCCACGACCGGCCCGACGAGGCGGCCGAGTTCGTCGATGCGGTGCTGGGGTCGGGGCCGCTGGGGGCGACCCTGCCCGGTCTGGACGCGATCGGCGATCCGGTGCTGCAGGCGTTCCTGTCGGCCAAGGCGGCGCATGCCCGCGAGCGCGGGGTGCTGCTGCGCATCGGCCCAGAGTCCTGGCTGGACCGGGCGGTCACCGACCAGGTCGCGGTCACCACCGTGCTCGGCAATCTCATCGACAACGCCTGCGACGCCGCCGCTTCCGCCGTCCCGCCGGCGGCCGACCCGCTGACCGTCGACCGGGCCGCCTGGGTCGAGGTCGAGGTGCTGACCGACGGCGACACCCTGTTCGTCACCGTCGCCGACTCCGGAGACGGCATCGTCGACGAGCTGGGCGACCGCGTCTTCGAGCAGGACGTGAGCACCAGAGCGGTCAGCGGACGCGGGCTCGGCCTGGGCCTGGTCAGGCAGGTCGCCCGGGCACTCGGCGGGGACGTCTGGATCGCCGATCCCGGCAGCGGCGGCGGGACGGGAGCGGTCTTCGTGGCCCGACTCCCGGGCGCCGTGGCCGAGCGAGCCGGTCACGTCAGCATGAGCGAGACCGCCCCGGATGCTGCGGAGGTCACCCCATGA